The genomic interval CTTTTAAGCATAGGGTCGGTGGTTCGATCCCACCCGCGCTCACGATTTAAAGCCTTGCAATTCAATGAGTTGCAAGGCTTCTTTATTTAATGCGAAAAAACTGAAGGAGAAATCTGATTCTTCTGGGAAAACATGACAGTAAATATTGGTCTGAATCAATGTACTATTTCTTTATGAAGTACTCTTTTATGCCTGAGAAAATATATTCCCATGTATAATTCCCCATTTAGGTAAAACCGAGGCAGCTGCCTCTACTCTTTTAGCAATAGCATAGAATGCTTTAATAAATTGTTCGCATCCTGTTATTAATTTTATATTTCGGAGTGATGAAACTATTTTTTCTACTTTAAGCTTCTTCTTTCTGATTGTTTACTCCTCTATCCAAATACAAGTTTTACTAACTTCATTTTGGATCTTACAATTGGAGCTTGTTACTTTTTTGTATCCCGCCAAGAACCTACATTCAGATGCATTGTTTATATAAAACAAAAATGTATTCCCGTGTCCGCCAGTAGAATTATTAATTCGGAATATCAGAATTAGAAGTTGCTTAATAAAATTATCGGGCAATCGATTTCCGGATCCGTGTGACCGCCGGGTCATCTACTTCCGGAGAGTAAAAATATTGGAAGGTGAAAAAATTTTCTCTGCATCAGTTAATTAAAATAACTGCAATATCCATTACATTGGTTCCGGTCGGACCTGTAATTATCAATCCGCCGGTTTTCGCGAAGAAATTATAAGAATCATTAGTACTCAAATATTCGGCAGGATCAAGTTTCAAATTCTCACTTTTACTGATAATTTGATCAGATACAAAAGCACCGGCGGCATCTGTAGGTCCATCCGTTCCGTCAGTTCCACAGCTCGCGATTATGTATTCGAACTTATGATTTTTCATTTCCAAAAGGGCTGCAAGTACAACTTCCTGATTTCTACCTCCTGAACCTTTCCCGCGTATTGTAACCGTTGTTTCTCCGCCGATAAGAACACATGCCGGGGCGGGAACCGGATTACCATCACCGTGAATCTCTTTTGCAATGGAAGCAAACAGTTTTCCGATTTCCCGGGCTTCTCCCTGAAGATCTTCTGAATAGATAATTGTATTATATCCCAGCGATACGGCCCTGTCTCTGGCATTTTTTAAGGCTTCTTTATTATTGCCCAGAATTATGTTTGTTACATTTTTGAAAATTATATTCCCCGGTTTAACAGTTTCGGGAATTAATCCTTTAATTCCATTCGTAATGTAAGTATGTATTCTCTCCGGAATTGACTTAGTTATGTTGTATTTATTCAATACATTATACGCGTCTTCAAACGTTGATGGATCGGGTGAAGTTACGCCCCCGGATATTGCTTCAAGAGGATCGTTTATCACATCGGATAAAATCAGGCTCACACATGTTGCGGGAAAAATTATTTCTGCCAGTATTCCTCCCTTAATTTTCGAGAGGTGCCTTCTTACAATATTCATCTCTTCGATGTTAGCCCCGCAGCCGAGAAGAATTCTGAATACTTCCTGAAGTTCGGGAAGTGAAAATTCCGCCGGCAGCGATTCAACGAGAGAAGAACCTCCGCCGGAAAGTAGACAAATAACAAGATCATTCTCCCCGCATCTTTCAGCTAATTCAAGCATTTCCTTACCGGCTCGAAGTCCGTTTTCATCAAGAACAGGATGGCCTGATTCAATTACCTTTATTCTAGAACAGGGTAATGAATGCCCGTATTTTGTGGAAACCACTCCGGAACTGATTTTGGGTCCAAGTAATTTCTCAAACTCATAAGCCATAGCGGCAGATGCTTTCCCTGCCCCGAGCAGATAAATATTTTTGTATGAGTCGACGGGAAACTTGTTGTTCTTAATAACAAGTTGATTTCCTTCAATCATAACAGTTCGCCGGATTAATTCCGATGGTTTTACCGAATCGATTGCTGCGTTAAGTATTTCGTTAAGATTCTTTTTGAGTTTTTCCATTTATTACCTCTCCCAAAAATAAAAATTATTTCATTGATGATTAATAATATTGTAAATTACTTCCGTTCAAAAATAAATTCAGGAATCCTGTGGATCCCTATATTCAAATTTTTATTGGAAGTTTTCTACTGAGTATCGTTCATGCATTAATTCCGAGTCATTGGCTCCCTCTTGTTGCAATCGGGAAAGCTGAAAAATGGACAGCTCCGGAAACTACAACAGTTGCGGCCATTACGGCTGTCGCTCATACATTCAGCACTGTTGTTATTGGTATTATTGTGGGACTTGTCGGTTATAAACTCTCTGAAACTTATCACTATATTACTCATTATATCGCCCCGACAATACTGATAATTCTGGGTTTGATCTACTTGTACCTGGAATACCGCCACAGCAAGATTAAAACCGCACACTCCCACCACCACGTTGATGTTGATGGAATAGTTGAAAAGAAGAAGTCAAAACGGTCAATCATTTTAACGCTTAGTATTGCAATGTTCTTCTCACCATGTCTCGAAATTGAAGTTTACTATTTTACCGCAAGCCGGCTTGGATGGACGGGTATTGGAATTGTTTCTGCTGTTTACTTTTTTGTGACCGTTATAGGGATTGTGCTTCTGGTTTATCTGGCCACGCGGGGATTTCAGAAGCTTCAGTGGAATTTTCTGGAACATCACGAAAAGATGATCAGCGGAATTATCCTTCTGCTGGTTGGTCTTCTTGCATTCTTCGTGGAATTTTAATTATAGGGATTTACTTATTTGATGTTAATGATATGATAAAAAATTTCTTTAGAGAGTGCACCAAAATGAATATTTTCTATCTGTCAATTTCAATTTGATTTCCTGATGAAAAAGATCTCATTTGTAATTAACGGCCTTCTGCGGAACATTAACTCCCGGACAAAAGAAATCGAGCTCCTTCTTGGAGGGGACTTCAATATATCCTACCACATATCCCAGAAGAGTGCGGATTCTATTTCACTTTCCCGTAAATGCATTGAAGAGGGAACCGATTATATTATCGGTATCGGGGGCGACGGAACTCTTAATGAAGTGATTAATGGAATAATGCTCGCTGAAAAATCCAAAAGAAAAAATGTAAAAGTCGGATTACTTCCCACCGGTTCCGGCAATGATTTTGCCAAGAGCATGAACCTTGATGATCATGTATCAACACTCAGAAATCTTATCGAAAAGGATCAATCCGTTTCAATCGATATCGGCAGGATAGAATGTAAGGATAATTTTGGAAACGATACGGTAAGGTATTTCAATAATATTGCAGATGTAGGTCTCGGCGGAGAGGTTGTAGTTAAAGTCAATAAAAGCAGCAAATTGTTCAGCCCCACCTTCAGGTATCTTAAATCCTCGGTGGAAGCGTTTTTTACTTACAGAAAAAAAAGGGTAAGATTTACTTCGTCACATTTCAGCTGGGAAGGTGCCGTTCTTATTCTCTGTCTGGCAAATGCGAATTATTTCGGAAGTGGTCTCGGTATAGCACCCCATGCCCGTGTTGATGACGGGAAGATGGCGGTTGTAATCGCGGGCGAAATAAGTCTGTTCGATTATCTCAGGAATCTTTCACGTATCCGTAATAAGGAATTGATAAACCATCCCGGTATTCTCTACCAGGAAGTTGAATCGTGCACGATTGAACCGGTTGAAGATAACCTTATGATTGAAACCGACGGCGAGATAGCGGGAAGACTTCCTTTGAAATTAAGTGTACTTAATAGAGAAGTGGAGTTTTTAGCTCCTAAATATTTAGAGGGACGTTAATAATTAACGCCCCTCTTCTAATTTCCTAGATTCCGATTTCTGATAAAATATTCTTCGCGCCCGAGAATTTATCGAGCACCCAGAGCACATAACGGATATCGACACCGATCGAACGGCTGTAGGATTCATTCCACGCGAAATCATTAATCGTAGCTTCGAAAGCACGGTCGAAATTTACACCAATCAGTCTGCCGTAAGCATCAAGTATAGGCGAACCGGAGTTTCCGCCTGTAGTATCCATATTATAGAGCATTGCAATTGGAAGGTTGTTTCTCTTCTTGCTTAAATATCTTCCGAAATCTTTGCTGTCGTAAAGCGATCTCAGTTTATCGGGAATTGCAAATTCCTCGCCGCCCGTTGCGTTCTTCTCGATTATTCCGTCGATAGTTGTAAACGGTTCCATATATGTTGCGTCTGCAGGCGAATATCCTTTTATATAACCGTATGTTAGGCGAAGTGTACTATTGGCATCGGGTATGAAGTTTGTTTTTTTCCAGACTATCTTTACATCAACAAGATCACCATAGAGTTTATTTAATTGTCCTTCATTCCGTTCATTTAGTTTTATAAGCGCCAGATTTTGATTCCTTAATTCATAAACTAAATTTATAAACGGATCATTGAGGGATATGAGCTCGTCCGGAGTTTTTGTAAGAAGTGAGTTGAAATATTCGGTATCCCTTATTTTCGAAGCCAGAATTGTATTATCTATAAAATCAGATATTGTCTGTGTACTATAGTTTGAAGATGCGAATAGTTGATCGAGAGCTTTTATCCTGGATGTACTCGTAAATGTACCTGCGTCGTTAATCAGTTTGGCAAGCATAATCTGTTCGAATTTTGCATTCTGACTTGTGAACGAACCAACCGCACGGTTAATAGTCTGTTTTAGATTCTTTTCCTGGTATTGCGTGCTTCTCTCGTTTTCAGGTTTCTGCATCTCCTCAGCATGATTTAGAATAAAATTCCCGAGAGAGATTGTCGGGGACATACTTATTGCCTGACGGAACCACAAGTCGGCCTCTGCGTTGTCGTTAACACTTACAAACACCTGATTAATCTGGTCGAGCAGATTACCGTATGTTTTTTTCAATTCCGGATTTGAGTTTATAAAGTCATTTAAAAGTTTGTCCTCCGCTTCCTTCTGTGCAACCAGATTTATTTTCTTAAGGCCTTTTAGTTTACCTTTATAATTTTTCATTGTATTTGCAAGGCCTTTAATCCTGCTGGCTACTGCCAGTTCAAGTTCTTTATCCCCTTTGCTTATTTCCTGAAGAGTTTTAATCGCATAATCATAAGTCTCGGAAATATACGGCAGAAGATAATCCTGCTGATATTTTATGTATTGCGAAGGGCGGTGTCTGAATGTTCTGCCCGGGTATCCCAGAATAAAGACAAAATCATTTTCCTCTACACCGTCAGGATTTACTTTTAAGAATTTTTTTGGTCTGAATGGAACATTTTCCTTCGAATAAGTCGCAGCTTTTCCGTCGGGTGCTACGTAAGCTCTCAGCAGCGAAAAATCACCTGTATGACGGGGCCATACCCAGTTGTCGGTTTCCCCTCCAAAGTTTCCGATCGATTGAGGCGGCGCATATACCAGCCGCACATCCCTTATTACTCTGTACTTGAACAACACATATGTTTTCCCCGCGAACATTTCAGAAACATCTGCAACTATCGATTCTTCCTCATTGGCAGCGGCACCGGCTATCTCTCTCGATTTCTTCGCAATTGTCTGGGCTCTTAAAGATGGATCGGTAATGTTTTTTACCGCATCCAGAATCTCGGCAGAAACATCTTGATAAGATTCAAGTATTCTACATGAATTACCGAGAGCGGGAATCTCTTCTTCTAGTGAAGCTGCATGAAATCCGTTCTGTAGATAATTTTTTTCAACCGTGCTGGCTCTTGCGATCGATCCGTATGCACAGTGATGATTTGTAATAATCAAACCTTTATCCGAAATAAATGAACCCGTGCATCCGCCTACATTTACAAGCGCATCTATCAGGCTTATTCCGTCCGGATTATATACTTCCTTCGGGTCAATTTTCAATCCGGCTTTAACCAGGTCAACTTTATCAATTTCACTTAAGGGGTACATCCCTTCTTCCGGAGATGCCGGAATCATCCCCATAATAAATGTAAGCACAATAAATAGAACGGTAATTCTGATCGGCTTTAATAATAGTCTTTTTCTCATCTCAACTCCAGTTATTGTAAAATCAGAAAATTTCGGTTACAAATTAATTTTTTAATCGTTATGAAGGAAGGGGAATCGTTTTTTATTAATTCAATCAATTCGAAAAATTTTAAATTGACTTCATCTATTCGGCCCTTATGTCATTGTAATCTTTTTATAAATTAAAATTTATTAAAGTATAAAGTGACGCCAGTCTTATTCAAAATGTCAATTGGAACTAAAAATCGGAATTACAGGTTATTTATGCATAGATTGGAAAAGTAAAATGAAGAAAAAAGCGATAATAATTGGTTCCGGACTGGGCGGTCTTTCTACAGCTTTACGCCTTACATCCAGGGGATATGAAGTAGTTATACTTGAAAAACATTCAACCCCGGGCGGCCGTATGAACATGATTGAAATGAATGGTTTCCGTTTTGATTTGGGGCCTTCATTTATGAGCATGACTTACGAATTCGATGAGCTTTTCGAATCGGTTGGTATTAAAAATCCCGTTGAGTTTGAAGAACTGGAGCCGTTATATCAGGTTTACTTTGAGGGTAAGGAAAAACCCCGAAGAATATTCAAAGACCTTGAAAAACTTGAAAAGGAATTCAGCGATGTTGAACCCGGGCTTGCTCACAAGGCAGATCAATATCTGAACCGGGCGGCTCAATTCTGGCATGATACAGAAGATAAAGTCGTTAAATCGAATTTCGACAGCATGATCAGATATCTTCTAAAACTCTCTACGGTTCCCTGGAAACATATTCCTTATTTGTATAGAACTATGTGGAGCGAGGTGGACAAACAATTTAAATCGGAAGAGGTTAAAATTATTTTCTCCCTTGTTGCCTTCTTTTTAGGTGCAACACCTTTCCAGACTCCTGCCATTTATTCTCTCCTAAATTATACCGAAATGCGTCATAACGGATACTGGAGAATTAAAGGCGGTATGTACCGGCTGATTGAAGAACTGGTCAAAATTCTAAAGGAAAGAGGAGTTGAATTTCATTTTAATACAGAGGTTGTTAGTACCGGATCGAACAACGGAAAACTTTATGAAGTGATTGACCGGAATGGGAAGAAATGGCAGGCCGATCTCTTCATATCTAATGCCGATGCAGCTTCTTTCCGCGGACAGATTTTAGGCCGGAATAAATTCAACGAACGTAAACTCGATAAAATGCACTGGACACTTGCACCTTTTACAATTTATCTCGGTGTTAAAGGGAAGGTTAAGAATCTGGAACATCATAATTATTTCCTCGGAAGCAATTTTAAAGGTTACGCCGATACTATCTTCACTTCCTCAATCTCTCCGCAGAAACCTTACTATTATGTTAACGTTCTTTCCAAGTCCGATCCTTCTTGCGCGCCCGAAGGATGCGAAAATATTTTTATACTCTGTCCAGTTCCGGATCTGCGTTATAAAAAGGATTGGTCCGATAAAGAGGAACTTGCAAAGACAATAATTGATGATTTATCTAAAAGAGTTGGATTTGATTTGGATGCGAACACGATTGTTAAAAAGATTCTTGCACCAGATGACTGGGCACAGATGCTTAATCTTTATAAAGGATCGGGATTAGGACTTGCACACGATATTAATCAGGTAGGTGCTTTCCGTCCCAGGAACAAAGACGAACATTTCAGCAATTTATATTATGTGGGGGCTTCAACAACACCTGGCACCGGTTTGCCCATGGTTGTAATCAGTTCACGATTAGTAACGGAGAGAATTCTGAATGATTCAGCTCTATCATAATACTTCATTCGCAATGAGCAAGGTTCTTACGAATGCTTACAGCACTTCGTTCAGTCTTGGTATAAGTGCTTTTGCCAAAGAATATCGCGACCCTATTTATGCGATCTACGGTTTCGTTCGGCTTGCAGACGAAATTGTTGATTCCTTCCACGAACACGATAAATCCGGACTTTCGAAAAAATTCAGAGATGATACTTTCGAAGCCATTGAAAAGGGAGTTTCAACAAATCCCGTTCTTCACGCTTTTCAGATAGTTGTTAATAAATACAATATTGATAAAGAATTAATTGATGCGTTTCTAATCAGTATGGAAATGGATCTCGATAAATCCTCTTACCATCGTGAAGTATATGATAAATACATCTATGGTTCTGCTGAAGTTGTAGGGCTTATGTGTCTCAAGGTTTTTGTAAACGGCGATCAGAAACGTTATGATGAACTTTTATATCCCGCTAAAATGCTCGGCTCTGCTTTTCAAAAAGTGAATTTTCTGAGGGATATTAAGAGCGATATTCACGAAAGAGGCAGAATCTATCTGCCGGATGTGCACGATACGAGAGGTATAGATAATGAGAATAAAATTCGGCTCGAAAAAGAGGTTGATGAAGAATTCAAAATTTCCCTGCATGGGATTTCCGGGCTTCCGATGGGTGTGCGGCTCGGAGTATACACAGCATATCTCTA from Melioribacteraceae bacterium carries:
- the crtI gene encoding phytoene desaturase family protein, with the translated sequence MKKKAIIIGSGLGGLSTALRLTSRGYEVVILEKHSTPGGRMNMIEMNGFRFDLGPSFMSMTYEFDELFESVGIKNPVEFEELEPLYQVYFEGKEKPRRIFKDLEKLEKEFSDVEPGLAHKADQYLNRAAQFWHDTEDKVVKSNFDSMIRYLLKLSTVPWKHIPYLYRTMWSEVDKQFKSEEVKIIFSLVAFFLGATPFQTPAIYSLLNYTEMRHNGYWRIKGGMYRLIEELVKILKERGVEFHFNTEVVSTGSNNGKLYEVIDRNGKKWQADLFISNADAASFRGQILGRNKFNERKLDKMHWTLAPFTIYLGVKGKVKNLEHHNYFLGSNFKGYADTIFTSSISPQKPYYYVNVLSKSDPSCAPEGCENIFILCPVPDLRYKKDWSDKEELAKTIIDDLSKRVGFDLDANTIVKKILAPDDWAQMLNLYKGSGLGLAHDINQVGAFRPRNKDEHFSNLYYVGASTTPGTGLPMVVISSRLVTERILNDSALS
- a CDS encoding S46 family peptidase; this encodes MRKRLLLKPIRITVLFIVLTFIMGMIPASPEEGMYPLSEIDKVDLVKAGLKIDPKEVYNPDGISLIDALVNVGGCTGSFISDKGLIITNHHCAYGSIARASTVEKNYLQNGFHAASLEEEIPALGNSCRILESYQDVSAEILDAVKNITDPSLRAQTIAKKSREIAGAAANEEESIVADVSEMFAGKTYVLFKYRVIRDVRLVYAPPQSIGNFGGETDNWVWPRHTGDFSLLRAYVAPDGKAATYSKENVPFRPKKFLKVNPDGVEENDFVFILGYPGRTFRHRPSQYIKYQQDYLLPYISETYDYAIKTLQEISKGDKELELAVASRIKGLANTMKNYKGKLKGLKKINLVAQKEAEDKLLNDFINSNPELKKTYGNLLDQINQVFVSVNDNAEADLWFRQAISMSPTISLGNFILNHAEEMQKPENERSTQYQEKNLKQTINRAVGSFTSQNAKFEQIMLAKLINDAGTFTSTSRIKALDQLFASSNYSTQTISDFIDNTILASKIRDTEYFNSLLTKTPDELISLNDPFINLVYELRNQNLALIKLNERNEGQLNKLYGDLVDVKIVWKKTNFIPDANSTLRLTYGYIKGYSPADATYMEPFTTIDGIIEKNATGGEEFAIPDKLRSLYDSKDFGRYLSKKRNNLPIAMLYNMDTTGGNSGSPILDAYGRLIGVNFDRAFEATINDFAWNESYSRSIGVDIRYVLWVLDKFSGAKNILSEIGI
- a CDS encoding phytoene/squalene synthase family protein is translated as MIQLYHNTSFAMSKVLTNAYSTSFSLGISAFAKEYRDPIYAIYGFVRLADEIVDSFHEHDKSGLSKKFRDDTFEAIEKGVSTNPVLHAFQIVVNKYNIDKELIDAFLISMEMDLDKSSYHREVYDKYIYGSAEVVGLMCLKVFVNGDQKRYDELLYPAKMLGSAFQKVNFLRDIKSDIHERGRIYLPDVHDTRGIDNENKIRLEKEVDEEFKISLHGISGLPMGVRLGVYTAYLYYFVLFKKIQQLGVEELLKRRVRVSNFTKFFLFLKSFWEIKVAKIRFD
- a CDS encoding diacylglycerol kinase family lipid kinase; the encoded protein is MKKISFVINGLLRNINSRTKEIELLLGGDFNISYHISQKSADSISLSRKCIEEGTDYIIGIGGDGTLNEVINGIMLAEKSKRKNVKVGLLPTGSGNDFAKSMNLDDHVSTLRNLIEKDQSVSIDIGRIECKDNFGNDTVRYFNNIADVGLGGEVVVKVNKSSKLFSPTFRYLKSSVEAFFTYRKKRVRFTSSHFSWEGAVLILCLANANYFGSGLGIAPHARVDDGKMAVVIAGEISLFDYLRNLSRIRNKELINHPGILYQEVESCTIEPVEDNLMIETDGEIAGRLPLKLSVLNREVEFLAPKYLEGR
- a CDS encoding glycerate kinase, which translates into the protein MEKLKKNLNEILNAAIDSVKPSELIRRTVMIEGNQLVIKNNKFPVDSYKNIYLLGAGKASAAMAYEFEKLLGPKISSGVVSTKYGHSLPCSRIKVIESGHPVLDENGLRAGKEMLELAERCGENDLVICLLSGGGSSLVESLPAEFSLPELQEVFRILLGCGANIEEMNIVRRHLSKIKGGILAEIIFPATCVSLILSDVINDPLEAISGGVTSPDPSTFEDAYNVLNKYNITKSIPERIHTYITNGIKGLIPETVKPGNIIFKNVTNIILGNNKEALKNARDRAVSLGYNTIIYSEDLQGEAREIGKLFASIAKEIHGDGNPVPAPACVLIGGETTVTIRGKGSGGRNQEVVLAALLEMKNHKFEYIIASCGTDGTDGPTDAAGAFVSDQIISKSENLKLDPAEYLSTNDSYNFFAKTGGLIITGPTGTNVMDIAVILIN